The proteins below come from a single Miscanthus floridulus cultivar M001 chromosome 1, ASM1932011v1, whole genome shotgun sequence genomic window:
- the LOC136500893 gene encoding probable protein phosphatase 2C 32 produces the protein MSCTVAIPSSPVFSPSRRPLSCKAASASPEPAVSAASPAPVPAAAGSPLRPFALRALLREEVSPSPSAQPAPAATAVASAPSGAVLKRRRPAALVVPASGAAAAAAAAAAVAAVEADPRNEVEEEGEEFAAYCRRGKGRRRVEMEDRHVAKVALGGDPQVALFGVFDGHGGKNAAEFAAENMPKFIAEEFKKVNGGEIEGAVKRGYLKTDEEFLKRDESGGACCVTAVLQKGGLVVSNAGDCRAVLSRAGKAEALTSDHRASREDEKERIENLGGFVVNYHGTWRVQGSLAVSRGIGDGHLKQWVVADPDTRTLLVDQQCEFLILASDGLWDKIDNQEAVDLARPLCINNDKASRMAACRMLTETTISRGSTDDISVVIVQLQKFSSS, from the exons ATGTCTTGCACGGTGGCCATCCCGAGCTCGCCAGTCTTCTCACCCTCACGCCGCCCGCTCTCCTGCAAGGCCGCTTCCGCCTCACCGGAGCCCGCCGTCTCCGCCGCCTCCCCGGCGCCCgtacccgccgccgccggctcgcCGCTCCGCCCCTTCGCGCTTCGCGCGCTGCTCCGGGAGGAGGTCTCCCCGTCTCCGTCGGCCCAGCCGGCCCCAGCCGCTACCGCGGTGGCCTCGGCACCAAGCGGGGCCGTGTTGAAGCGACGGCGACCGGCGGCGCTCGTTGTGCCGGCGTCCGGCGCGgcagcggctgctgctgcggcggcggcggtggccgctGTGGAGGCAGATCCGAGaaatgaggtggaggaggagggggaggagttCGCGGCGTACTGCCGgagggggaaggggaggagaagggtGGAAATGGAGGACCGGCATGTGGCCAAGGTCGCTCTTGGCGGAGATCCCCAAGTG GCGCTGTTTGGTGTATTCGATGGTCACGGCGGTAAAAACGCGGCAGAGTTCGCTGCTGAGAACATGCCCAAGTTTATTGCCGAGGAGTTCAAGAAGGTAAACGGCGGAGAGATCGAAGGAGCTGTGAAAAGGGGTTACCTGAAGACGGACGAGGAGTTCCTCAAGAGGGACGAGAGCGGGGGCGCGTGCTGCGTCACAGCCGTTCTCCAAAAGGGTGGACTGGTCGTCTCCAATGCTGGAGACTGCCGTGCGGTGCTCAGCCGAGCAGGGAAGGCAGAGGCGCTCACCTCCGACCACCGGGCCTCCCGggaggatgagaaggagagaatTGAGAATTTG GGTGGATTTGTGGTGAATTACCACGGAACGTGGCGAGTCCAGGGCTCCCTGGCAGTGTCTAGGGGCATTGGGGATGGACACCTAAAGCAGTGGGTTGTGGCTGACCCAGACACCAGGACGCTCCTGGTTGACCAGCAGTGCGAGTTCTTGATACTTGCTTCTGATGGCCTCTGGGATAAGATCGATAATCAGGAGGCAGTAGACCTCGCACGACCTCTCTGCATTAACAATGACAAGGCCTCTCGCATGGCTGCCTGCAGGATGCTCACTGAGACCACGATTTCCAGGGGCTCAACTGATGATATCAGTGTCGTGATCGTGCAGTTACAGAAATTTTCAAGTTCCTAA